The Streptomyces racemochromogenes DNA segment TGCCGACGCCCCGGGTGACCCGGCGGGCGGTGTCCCTGCTGCGCGAGCACGGCTGCGAGTCGGTGTGGTTCGGGGCGGCGGCCCCGCTCGGGCTGATGGGCCCGGCGCTGCGGCGGGCCGGCGCGCGGCGGATCGTCGCCACCACGCACGGGCACGAGGCCGGCTGGGCGCAGCTGCCGGCCGCGCGGCAGCTGCTGCGGCGGATCGGCGAGGGCACGGACACCCTGACCTACCTGGGGGAGTACACCCGTTCGCGGATCGCCTCGGCGGTGACGGACCGGGCGGCGGCGCGGATGGTCCAGCTGCCGCCGGGGGTGGACGAGAAGACCTTCCACCCCGGCTCGGGCGGCGCGGAGGTCCGGGCGCGGCTGGGCCTGTCCGACCGGCCGGTGGTCGTCTGCGTGTCCCGCCTCGTTCCCCGCAAGGGGCAGGACACCCTGATCGAGGCGATGCCGCGGATCCTGGCGGCGGTGCCGGACGCGGCGCTGCTGATCGTGGGCGGCGGCCCGTACGAGGCGGACCTGCGGGCGCTGGCCGCCGCGAAGGGGGTCGCCGACTCGGTGGTCTTCACGGGCGCCGTCCCCTGGTCGGAGCTCCCCGCCCACTACGGCGCCGGGGACGTCTTCGCGATGCCGTGCCGGACCCGGCGGGGCGGGCTGGACGTGGAGGGGCTCGGCATCGTCTACCTGGAGGCCTCGGCGACGGGCCTGCCGGTGGTCGCGGGCGACTCGGGCGGTGCGCCGGACGCGGTGCTGGACGGCGAGACCGGCTGGGTGGTCCGCGGCGGCGCCCCCGACGAAGCGGCGGACCGCATCATCACCCTGCTCGGCGACCCGGAACTCCGCGCCCGCATGGGCGAGGCGGGCCGCGCCTGGGTGGAACGCCAGTGGCGCTGGGACCACCTGGCGGAGGGGCTGCGCGAGCTGCTGTAGCGCTGAACGGGCAGCCTGGTTGCCCACCCGCCTCCCTGTCTGCGGGCCGGTGGGGCGTGGCGCCGCTCCGGGCCGGCTGTCTCCCCCGCGAGGGGTGGGGGCGGGGCGGTGGTTGCCCACCCGCCTCCCTGTCTGCGGGTCCGGGGGCCGGGAGAGCGGTGTCCCGCTGGGCGGCCTCAGGAAGGGCTGGGGGTTTCCCGGCAGTCCCATCGTCCTTCCGGTTCGGGCCGGCCCGTCAAGGACGCTCCTTCGTCGCGTCACTTCGTGATCGCCTTCGGCGACCCTTGACCGGCCGGCCCGCCCCGGAAAGCCGAAAGACTGCCGGGAAACCCCCAGAGGAACGGTCACGGGGCAGGGGGAGGGGAGCGGCTCCCTCAGCGATGGGCCGGGGGCCGGGGGCCGGGGGCCGGCTGCCCGCGCGAGAGGTTGATCAGAGCCCCCTGGGGAGCGCCGAGGCGCAGAAGATCGCTACGCGCTTCTCTGATCTCGGCGACTGGCGGCCGTCGGGGGCCCTACGGGGTCAGGGGCGGAGCCCCTGGGAACGGTGGAAGGGCGGGTAGGGGACCTCGCCCGCGCAGCGGCACCCGTACCCGCACGCGACCCGTACGCACCCTCGGAGGGACGCAGTGGGCGTCAAGAACCGGCATGAGGCGGCAAGGTCGGTCCATCAGGGGCAATCGTGGGCGGAAACGTGCAGGGCGGCGGACCGGCGCCGGGGTGTGGTTACGGTCCACACATGTCTGACTGTTACTCACATGCGTGGCGGTGCGCGTTATGGCCGGTTGGGTGGAATCCGCTCATGATGCGCCCATGACACCCAACCTGACGCGCCGTCAACTCGGCCTCAACGCCCTCCGCGCCGCCGCAGCCCTCGGCATCACCCGCATCGGCCTCGGCGCCGCCGCCGCGGCCGAACCCCCCGCCGCCCCGTACGCGCCCGCCGTCGTCGTCGGCTCCGGCTACGGCTCCGCCGTTGCCGCGCTGCGCCTCGGGCAGGCCGGCGTGCGCACCGTCGTCCTGGAGATGGGGCGGCTGTGGAACACCCCCGGCCCCGACGGCAAGGTGTTCCCCTCCACCTCCGCGCCCGACCAGCGCTCCATGTGGTTCCGCACCCGCACCGAGGCCCCGCTCGCCCAGTTCCTCTGGCTCGACGTGGTCAACCGCGACATCAGCCCCTACCCCGGGGTCCTCGACCGGGTGAACCACGGCGGCATCTCCGTCTACGTCGGCCGCGGCGTCGGCGGCGGCTCGCTCGTCAACGGCGGCATGGCCCCGACCCCCAGACGCTCCTACTTCGCCGAGGTGTTCCCCGGCGTGGACGCCGAGGAGATGTACGGCACCTACTTCCCCCGCGCCCGCGCCATGCTCGGCGTCAACGGGATCGACCCCGCCTGGTTCGAGTCCACGGAGTGGTACCGCTTCGCGCGGACCTCCAGAAGACACGCCCAGAACACCGGCCTGAAGACCACCTTCGTGCCCAACGTCTACGACTTCGAGTACATGAAGCGCGAGGCGGCCGGCACCGCCACCCGCTCCGCCCTCGCCGGCGAGGTCATCTACGGCAACAACCACGGCAAGAAGAGCGTTGACAAGACCTACCTCGCCGCCGCCCTCGGCACCGGCAACGTCACCATCGAGACCATGCAGCGGGTGGTCGCCGTACGCCAGGACCCGGCCGGCGGCTACGTCCTGACCGTCCACACGAGCGACGTCACCGGCCGCGTCACCCAGGTCCGCGAACTCGGCTGCGGGCAGCTGTTCCTGGGCGCCGGCAGCCTCGGCACCACCGAGATCCTGCTGCGCGCCCGCGAGACCGGCGCGCTGCCCGCGCTCAGCGAGAAGGTCGGGCTCGGCTGGGGCCCCAACGGCAACGTGATGACCGCCCGCGCCAACCACCTGTGGGACACGGTCGGCTGCAACCAGGCCACCATGCCCGCCCTCGGCATCGACGACTGGGACAACGCCGCCAACCCGGTCTTCGCGGAGATCGCCCCGCTCCCCATGGGCATCGAGCACTGGATCTCGATGTACCTGGCCATCACCAGGAACCCGGAACGCGGCCGCTTCGTCTACGACGCCGCGACCGACTCGGCACGGCTGAACTGGACCCGGGACCAGAACGCCCCGGCGGTCGCGGCGGCCAGGAACCTCTTCGACCGGATCAACCGCCGCAACGTCACCGTCTACCGCCACGACCTGTTCGGCGACAACAGGGCCTTCGCCGACGACT contains these protein-coding regions:
- a CDS encoding glycosyltransferase family 4 protein, with the protein product MHKTLIVTNDFPPRPGGIQAFLHNMALRLDPERVVVYASTWKHGAEGREATAAFDAEQPFPVVRDRTTMLLPTPRVTRRAVSLLREHGCESVWFGAAAPLGLMGPALRRAGARRIVATTHGHEAGWAQLPAARQLLRRIGEGTDTLTYLGEYTRSRIASAVTDRAAARMVQLPPGVDEKTFHPGSGGAEVRARLGLSDRPVVVCVSRLVPRKGQDTLIEAMPRILAAVPDAALLIVGGGPYEADLRALAAAKGVADSVVFTGAVPWSELPAHYGAGDVFAMPCRTRRGGLDVEGLGIVYLEASATGLPVVAGDSGGAPDAVLDGETGWVVRGGAPDEAADRIITLLGDPELRARMGEAGRAWVERQWRWDHLAEGLRELL
- a CDS encoding GMC oxidoreductase encodes the protein MTPNLTRRQLGLNALRAAAALGITRIGLGAAAAAEPPAAPYAPAVVVGSGYGSAVAALRLGQAGVRTVVLEMGRLWNTPGPDGKVFPSTSAPDQRSMWFRTRTEAPLAQFLWLDVVNRDISPYPGVLDRVNHGGISVYVGRGVGGGSLVNGGMAPTPRRSYFAEVFPGVDAEEMYGTYFPRARAMLGVNGIDPAWFESTEWYRFARTSRRHAQNTGLKTTFVPNVYDFEYMKREAAGTATRSALAGEVIYGNNHGKKSVDKTYLAAALGTGNVTIETMQRVVAVRQDPAGGYVLTVHTSDVTGRVTQVRELGCGQLFLGAGSLGTTEILLRARETGALPALSEKVGLGWGPNGNVMTARANHLWDTVGCNQATMPALGIDDWDNAANPVFAEIAPLPMGIEHWISMYLAITRNPERGRFVYDAATDSARLNWTRDQNAPAVAAARNLFDRINRRNVTVYRHDLFGDNRAFADDFTYHPLGGCVLGEATDAYGRVKGYQGLYVLDGSLVPGSLGVNPFVTITALAERNMERILARP